From the genome of Amia ocellicauda isolate fAmiCal2 chromosome 14, fAmiCal2.hap1, whole genome shotgun sequence, one region includes:
- the LOC136768198 gene encoding alpha-2,8-sialyltransferase 8F translates to MKTWPRVCLSLLLALGVVLYLVSPHLSLGSYNRGRQVAGSTEAVLRCTQIRDKIQRKSALNEGNSTVFSSDVTKLMSCPWTANPTLQERLRSVLRSCCDAQQNLSLTQKNTRLGQRLHYEVNRTIWRQVDQELFEMLPQSSLFRAGLSRCAVVGNGGILKNSNCGAEIDRADYIIRINLPPLAQSAADVGLKTSLVSANPSQINNVYRRLSYERRPFVDTVSSFGLAPLLLPAFVFPHCTEPCVRAFYSLLELRPQQRALFFSPQYLRQLALYWQRQGLHPVRLSTGMMLASVALELCDHVHLYGFWPFPFDLSRRPLSHHYFDDVGPKPGAHMMAEEFLKLLQLHSQGALQLHLGPCP, encoded by the exons ATGAAGACGTGGCCGagagtctgtctgtccctcctgCTGGCCCTGGGAGTCGTGCTGTACCTGGTTTCTCCTCACCTGTCCCTCGGCTCCTACAACAG GGGCAGGCAGGTGGCCGGCTCCACTGAAGCGGTGCTGAGGTGCACCCAGATCCGTGACAAGATCCAGAGGAAGAGTGCACTGAACGA ggggaACTCCACTGTGTTCAGTTCAGATGTGACGAAGTTGATGAGCTGCCCTTGGACGGCCAACCCTACCCTGCAGGAGAGACTCAG GTCGGTGCTGCGCTCCTGTTGTGATGCCCAACAGAACCTGAGTCTGACCCAGAAGAACACACGGCTGGGCCAGCGGCTCCACTACGAGGTGAACAGAACCATCTGGCGCCAGGTGGACCAGGAGCTCTTTGAGATGCTGCCCCAG AGCTCCCTCTTCAGGGCCGGGCTGAGCCGCTGCGCTGTAGTCGGCAACGGGGGGATTCTGAAGAACAGCAACTGTGGGGCTGAGATAGACCGAGCCGATTACATCATCAG GATCAACCTGCCCCCTCTGGCCCAGAGCGCCGCAGATGTGGGTCTGAAGACCAGCCTGGTGTCAGCCAACCCCTCCCAGATCAACAACGT gTACAGGAGGCTGAGCTATGAGCGGCGGCCGTTCGTGGACACGGTGTCGTCGTTTGGCCTGGCTCCGCTCCTGCTGCCGGCCTTCGTGTTCCCGCACTGCACCGAGCCCTGCGTCCGGGCCTTCTACAGCCTGCTTGAGCTGCGGCCGCAGCAGAGGGCGCTGTTCTTCAGCCCGCAGTACCTGCGCCAGCTGGCTCTCTACTGGCAGCGGCAGGGCCTGCACCCGGTCCGTCTCTCCACCGGCATGATGCTGGCGAGTGTGGCGCTGGAGCTGTGCGACCATGTCCACCTGTACGGGTTCTGGCCGTTCCCCTTCGACCTCAGCCGCCGGCCGCTCTCGCACCACTACTTCGACGACGTCGGGCCCAAGCCGGGCGCCCACATGATGGCCGAGGAGTTCCTGAAGCTGCTGCAATTGCACAGCCAGGGGGCGCTGCAGCTGCACCTGGGCCCCTGCCCCTGA
- the LOC136768208 gene encoding C-type natriuretic peptide 2 encodes MTRMSIPSSSPSSSSSSLPLLILLLLTMALLAETRPSPPHVDSQVFSDLFGPRIGALVLESEVTEGSALPPPQTPPPPQPERRGGTGPVVLPGGGRVWSRLFQDFLSHQRAFRGRTRKSGRGCFGMKMDRIGALSGLGC; translated from the exons ATGACAAGGATGAGTATTCCATCTtcctccccttcctcctcctcctcctctctgccGCTGCTCATTCTGCTCCTCCTGACTATGGCTCTCCTGGCCGAGACGAGACCGTCCCCTCCACACGTGGACTCCCAG gttTTCTCTGACCTGTTCGGCCCGCGAATCGgcgccctggtcctggagtcaGAGGTCACTGAGGGGTCGGCCCTGCCCCCTCCACAgactccaccccccccccagccgGAGCGGAGAGGCGGGACGGGGCCGGTGGTGCTGCCAGGCGGTGGCAGGGTGTGGTCCCGCCTGTTCCAGGACTTCCTGAGCCACCAGCGGGCGTTCCGTGGCAGAACCAGGAAGAGCGGGCGCGGCTGCTTCGGCATGAAGATGGACCGCATCGGAGCGCTGAGCGGACTGGGctgctga
- the znhit1 gene encoding zinc finger HIT domain-containing protein 1 produces MFSKMGEKKTSARSQEASQRRILDRATRQRRLNRQLEALEKDNFQDDPHASLPQLAKRLPQFDDSNESGKKRKKTRGDHFKLRFRKNFQALLEEQNLSVSDGPNYVTACAPPSKLPQRHFCAVCGFPSSYTCVSCGARYCCVRCLGTHHETRCLKWTL; encoded by the exons CGCGCTCCCAGGAGGCCAGCCAGCGCCGGATCCTGGACCGGGCCACCCGGCAGCGCCGCCTGAACCGCCAGCTGGAGGCGCTGGAGAAGGACAACTTCCAGGACGACCCGCACGCCAGCCTGCCCCAGCTGGCCAAGCGCCTGCCCCAGTTCGACGACAGCAACGAGTCCG ggaagaagaggaagaagacgAGGGGCGACCACTTCAAACTGCGCTTCCGCAAGAACTTCCAGGCCCTGCTGGAGGAGCAG aaccTGAGTGTGAGTGACGGGCCCAACTACGTGACGGCCTGCGCCCCCCCCTCCAAGCTCCCTCAGAGACACTTCTGTGCCGTGTGCGGTTTCCCCTCCAGCTACACGTGTGTGTCGTGTGGGGCGCGGTACTGCTGCGTGCGCTGCCTGGGGACGCACCACGAGACGCG GTGTCTGAAGTGGACCTTGTGA